GCCAGGTACGCATCGGCGGAGAACGCATGGGGCTGGGCGGCATCCGCGATGAGTACGTGTTCACGCGTGCGCTGGACATAGTTCAGGAGCGTCCACGGCAGCTCGTGGTGCTGTCCCTCGCCCAGGGCCACCAGGGCGCCCTCCGGCGCGGTCTGGAAGAGGGCCGCCACCGCGAGCGTGTTCTCCCCAGGCAGCAGCAGGGCTCCCTTCTGGGCGCCGGCGTTCTCCATCGCCGCCCGCATCAGCGCCGTCACCAGGCGCTCCTGCTCGATCTCACCGGAGATGGCCTGCTGCGCCTTGACCACCGTGAGCGCGTCGATGCGGGTGGAGTCCGTGCTGCTGGTGGTGGACGTGTCCTGGGAGGATGGGGTGGACGCGAGGTCTGGCCATTGGGACTCCAGGTGCTGGACCTTCGCCTCCGCTCCCCACCGCTGGTAGGCCGCCCGGGCTTCTCGCGCGAAGGCCAGGGCGACGATGGGCGCCTCGCGCGTGCGCCAGAACTTCGCCGCGAGCTCACTGGCCTGCCCCACGTACTGGGTGGCCCCGTTCTCCCGCGCCACGCGGATGGCCTGCTCGTAGGCCCGCGTCGCCTCCTCCGTGCGTCCCAGGAGCCGGGCCCGCTCCGCGAAGACGAGTTGCTCGAGCGCGCGGAAGTTCTCGGGGCAATTCTCCGCCCATTCCGCGAGCTGCTGGTGGTGCTGCTCGATGGCCTCGAGCCACTCCCGCCGCTGCTCGGGCGAGGCCTGCTCGAAGCACGCGGCGAGGGTCAGGGCGCGGTAGAAGTGGCCCTCGCGGGCATTGAGGTTGCCAGGGGTGGCCCACAACAACCCGGCCACCTTGTCCGCCGCATCACGGGCCTCCTCGTAGGCGCCGCACATGAAGCGCGACTGCATCTTGAGGACCCAGTAGTTGTACTGCGTGCCCGTTCGCGAGGGCTTGAGGAGCCGCGCTTCGTGGGCCCGTTCATCGAAGCCCTCTCCGCTCATCGTGCAGAACGACAGGGAGTGGCCGCGCAGTTGCTGCACGTACCGCTGCGTCACGAGGAGCAACTCCTGGGGATCCACGAAGCCCGTCTGGCGCAGGTACTCGCCGCGCACGAGCGACTCCTGGTAGACCTCGTCCAGGGAGTGCCCCATGGCCAGGCGGTTGGCGACGAGATAGAGGCTGCAATAGCAGGCGGGCGCGATGCCTCCCACTTGGAGCGCATGCCGCAGGCCGTTGAGGAGGATTTCCTGCGCTCGGGGGAGGGGTTGGACCCAGCAGCTGCTGAACTGCATGCTGAGCAGCACGTCACCCCGGTAGGTGGACAGGTTGTACCGCTCGACGAAGCCGAGGGCGAGCCGTGCGAAGGCAAAGCCTTCCCGGTAGCGCTTGAAGAACGAGCCGGTGATGACGCCAAACCAGGCATACCCGGACACGGCGTTGTCCACGAAGCCGTGGCGCAGGGTGAGGGAGACAATCCGGCTCAGGATGATGATGAGCAGGTGGGGGTCGGTGGAGTAGGCGCCGGGGAAGAGCTTGAAGAGGGCGGTGACGGCCATCTTCATGTCCGGGTCGGTCATGAGGGGCAGCTCGGAGAGGCTGTCGATGGGACGCTGCCCCAACAGGGTCCACACCTCCGCATGGGCGGCCACCGCCTCTTCCCGGGTGGGGTGCGGCGACACCGGCATGCCCAGCAGCCCCAGGCACTCCAGCATGCAATTCATTCCCTCCAGGAAACGACCCGTGGCGAAGTGGATGTCCTGTTTCAGGACGTAGACGGCCACGGTGGCCGCGCGGGTGCGTGCCTGGGGGCGGAGTTGCTCGGCGAGATGTTGTGCCGCGGAGGGGGAGCCGGTCATGAGCTCCGTGCGCGCCTGGGACAGTCTCACCTGGAAGGTGAGGGCGTGGTCCGTCTCCCAGGGGTCCCCGGGAATGAGCGCGAAGGCCGTCGAGAAGCAGGTGAGGGCGGGGCGCAGCGCGAGCGCGGCCTGGGCCTTCCCGCCCGCCTCGGCGTTGAGGCGCGCGAGCTGGTGGCGCTCGGTGGGGTCCTCCATGAGCGCCATCCCGGCGTTGAGCTGGCTCACCACCTCGAAGAGTGACTCGCGCACCTGTTCCGGGGACAGGTTCTGGAGCATCAACCGGCCGATGCGCAGGTGCGTCTCCTGGAGCTCCGCCTCGGAGCTGAGCGAATGGGCCGCCTGCTGGATGCGGTCGTGCAGGAAGCGGTACGTCTCCGTACCGACGCGCCCCAACAGACCTTCGCGCAGCGCGGGCTCGAGGCCCTGCTCCACCTCCTCCACCGAGGACAGCCCCGAGAGGGTGCCCAGCAGCTGGAGCGAGAAGACGGTGCCCGCGCACGCGGCCAGCCGCAGCAGGTGCTGGGTGTCCGGAGGGAACTGGCGCAGCTTGCCCACCATGAAGTCGACGACATTGTCCGAGTAGTCCCGGGCGCGGACGCCCTCGGCATCCCACTGCCAGCCGCCCTCGGGCAGGCGCACGAGCAGGCCCTCTTGATGGAGCGTCACCAGCAATCGCAGCAGGAAGAAGGGATTGCCTCCCGTCTTCTCGTGCACCAGCCCCGCCAGGGGGGCGATCACCTCCTGGCGCGCTCCCGGCAGCGTGTCGCCCACCAACTCCTTCACCTGCTCCACGCTCAGCGGCTCCAGCCGGATGTTCGTGACGCGCGTGCCCGCCTCGCGCGCCTTCTCCAGCATCGTCATCAGTGGGTGGGTGGGGCTCACCTCGTTGTCCCGATAGGCGCCGAGCCACAACACCGGGGGTCTCTCCGGATGGGTCTGCATCTGCTCGAGTAGCTGCAGACTGGAGGGATCCGCCCACTGCAGGTCATCCAGGAACACCACCGCCGGGTGCTCCTTCGTGGAGAACACCGACACGAACTGGCGGACCACCCGGAAGAAGCGCTGCTGCGCCTCGCTGGAGGACAACTCCTGGAGCGCGGGTTGCCGGCCCACGAGGACTTCCAGTTGGGGCACCAGGTCCACGAGTACCTGGCCCTGGCCGTCCCAGGCTCGATTCACCTGCTCGCGCCACCGGGCGAGTTCCTCCTCGCTCCCGGCAAGCAGTTGTTGCACCAGCTCGCGCAGGGTCTGGGCCAGGGTGATGTGGGGAATGTCCCGCTGGAACTGGTCGAACTTGCCGCTCAGGAACAACCCGCGCCGCCGCACCACCGGCTTGTACAACTCGTGCACCAGCGAGGACTTGCCGATGCCCGAGTAGCCACTGAGCAGCAGCAACTCCGGCTGGCCCGTGCGCGTCACGCGCTCGAAGCCCTCGAGCAGGGAGGCCACCTGCTCCTCTCGCCCATAGAGCCGTTGCGGCAGTTGGAAGCGCTGGGGCGTGTCCTGGGTTCCCAGCGGGAACACCTCGTGCTCGCCCTGGCCGAGTGCCTCGCGGCAGCGCTCCAGGTCGACATTCAAGCCCTCGGCGCTCTGGTAGCGCTCCTCGGCCACCTTGGCCAGCAGCTTCAGCACGAGCGCGGACAAGGCGGGCGGTATCTGGGGATTCAGCTCGTGGGGCGGCTTGGGTTTCTGTGCCAGGTGGGCGTGAAACCATTCGAGCGCGTCCCGGGCCTGGAAGGGCCTGCGCCCCGTGAGCAGCTCGTAGAAGGTGACGCCCAGCGAGTAGAAGTCCGTGCGGTAGTCCAGCGCGCGGTTCATCCGCCCGGTCTGCTCGGGAGACATGTACGCCAGCGTGCCCTCGATGAGATGCGCCGGCGCCGCGTCCAGGTGCTCCACCCGTTGGAGCGTCGCCAGGCCGAAGTCGAGGAGCCGAGCTTCTCCGGACGGCTCCAGGAGGATGTTGGAGGGCTTGATGTCCTTGTGGATGATGTCGCGGCGGTGGACCTCGGCGAGGGTGGAGACCAGCGAGAGGGCCAGGCTCAAGAACCGGGAGACCTCCATGGGCTGGCCCGAGGACTCGGACAGGGGCTCGCCCCGCCCCCGCTCCAGGAGCAGGACGGGCCGCTCGTGGATGCGCTCACAGGAATAGGCACTGGCCACTCCGCGCACGTCCTGGAGTCGCCGCAGGATGGCGAACTCCCGTCGGTAGCGCTCGTTCTCGCTGGCGCCGGGCGAGGGGGACATCGGCGTCTTGAGGATGACGGAGACGCCATCGGCCTCGCGCACCGCGTGGAACAGCACGTTCGAGCCCGTGGCCCGGAGGGTGCCAAGGACTCTGTAACCCGGGATGTCCAACATGAAGAAGTGTCCTCGTGGGCCAGCACTCCTGAGCGTATGCCGTTCCCCGCGGGACGCGGCGAGGAGAAGTGCTCCCACCGTCGGTGCTTCCCGGGTGCATGCCCGTCGTGGTACCGGGCACGGCTTGGAATGACGGGACCGCATGCGCGTATGCCGCGCGGGTGGACTGGCGGGACTGCTGGGCGGGCCCTTGGATTGGAAGGCCACGCTGCTCACGACGACGCGCGGGGACTCCCTTCGGAGGTGAGCGGAAGCTCCAGCGTGGCCACGGCGC
Above is a window of Cystobacter fuscus DNA encoding:
- a CDS encoding trifunctional serine/threonine-protein kinase/ATP-binding protein/sensor histidine kinase, which produces MLDIPGYRVLGTLRATGSNVLFHAVREADGVSVILKTPMSPSPGASENERYRREFAILRRLQDVRGVASAYSCERIHERPVLLLERGRGEPLSESSGQPMEVSRFLSLALSLVSTLAEVHRRDIIHKDIKPSNILLEPSGEARLLDFGLATLQRVEHLDAAPAHLIEGTLAYMSPEQTGRMNRALDYRTDFYSLGVTFYELLTGRRPFQARDALEWFHAHLAQKPKPPHELNPQIPPALSALVLKLLAKVAEERYQSAEGLNVDLERCREALGQGEHEVFPLGTQDTPQRFQLPQRLYGREEQVASLLEGFERVTRTGQPELLLLSGYSGIGKSSLVHELYKPVVRRRGLFLSGKFDQFQRDIPHITLAQTLRELVQQLLAGSEEELARWREQVNRAWDGQGQVLVDLVPQLEVLVGRQPALQELSSSEAQQRFFRVVRQFVSVFSTKEHPAVVFLDDLQWADPSSLQLLEQMQTHPERPPVLWLGAYRDNEVSPTHPLMTMLEKAREAGTRVTNIRLEPLSVEQVKELVGDTLPGARQEVIAPLAGLVHEKTGGNPFFLLRLLVTLHQEGLLVRLPEGGWQWDAEGVRARDYSDNVVDFMVGKLRQFPPDTQHLLRLAACAGTVFSLQLLGTLSGLSSVEEVEQGLEPALREGLLGRVGTETYRFLHDRIQQAAHSLSSEAELQETHLRIGRLMLQNLSPEQVRESLFEVVSQLNAGMALMEDPTERHQLARLNAEAGGKAQAALALRPALTCFSTAFALIPGDPWETDHALTFQVRLSQARTELMTGSPSAAQHLAEQLRPQARTRAATVAVYVLKQDIHFATGRFLEGMNCMLECLGLLGMPVSPHPTREEAVAAHAEVWTLLGQRPIDSLSELPLMTDPDMKMAVTALFKLFPGAYSTDPHLLIIILSRIVSLTLRHGFVDNAVSGYAWFGVITGSFFKRYREGFAFARLALGFVERYNLSTYRGDVLLSMQFSSCWVQPLPRAQEILLNGLRHALQVGGIAPACYCSLYLVANRLAMGHSLDEVYQESLVRGEYLRQTGFVDPQELLLVTQRYVQQLRGHSLSFCTMSGEGFDERAHEARLLKPSRTGTQYNYWVLKMQSRFMCGAYEEARDAADKVAGLLWATPGNLNAREGHFYRALTLAACFEQASPEQRREWLEAIEQHHQQLAEWAENCPENFRALEQLVFAERARLLGRTEEATRAYEQAIRVARENGATQYVGQASELAAKFWRTREAPIVALAFAREARAAYQRWGAEAKVQHLESQWPDLASTPSSQDTSTTSSTDSTRIDALTVVKAQQAISGEIEQERLVTALMRAAMENAGAQKGALLLPGENTLAVAALFQTAPEGALVALGEGQHHELPWTLLNYVQRTREHVLIADAAQPHAFSADAYLARGGARSVLCLPLMRQERFSGALYLENDLATNAFSPARLALLGHLASQAAISIENARLYADVQRARTELRQANDELERRVEERTHELTRAQARLVDTAREVGMAEVAANVLHNVGNVLTSAVVNLEMMSKTAGTLRVSRVKQTGALLLEHREALADFLTKDPRGGQLPDYLVALGDEMMREQTRLMEDMATMNRHIEHIRAIVQVQQAYARHSLMTEECELSQLIDDALRIQLESLRRHGVTVHRELSRVPPVNVDKHKVLQILINLLSNAKQALDGVPEGRRNLWVKLKTRENVALIQVADDGVGIAPELTGSLFTHGFTTRKDGHGFGLHSSALAAQLLKGRLTLESAGLGRGAVATLELPLTPEASLRASS